In Malassezia vespertilionis chromosome 4, complete sequence, the DNA window catTCGTTGGCAAGCTGGCCGACCTCGGATGCGATGCCATGACTCGCTTGGTACCCGGCAGGTCCTGCTGTAAGTAGAGGTAGGATACACACCAATTCCGTACGCGTGAATCACACTGACGGTGCGTCCATCGGCCTGGATGGAGTGCTGGTCCAATTccacacgcgcgccgccttcCCTGGCAGGGCGCACGCCCACATTCTCGCGGAGTACCTTGATCGATTTCCATGCATCTGGGCTATTTGGATCGACTCCTTGTGCAAGCAGCTCCGGCGCAACTTTCACGGCGTCTTTCAAAATCCGCTCCGTGACGGCGGCATTTGGCAGGAGTGAGTTGGTGTTGCGCACGTCAAATGTGCCGCCCAGCACGActtcgccgctgcgtgcacgcgGGATAATATATAtcgcgccatgcttgcCAATAGAACTGTAGCATTTTGTGTATTTCGAGTCCCGGAACTGTGGGATCCACACAAGGACGGTTTGACCGCGAATGGGATATACAGCAGGATCGCGCACGTCGTCCAGGCTTTGGCTTCCCAATCCCGTGGCATTCACAATCAGCTTCGCATCAGAAAAGTACGACGCTGCCGATGCCAGCGAAGGCAGGTATGCGCGGACGAAGCGTACAGGCGGTGCTGTAAAGTCGCTGCAATCCTCTTCGAGCTTGCTGACGAGCCACTGCAGGTAGAGAGGGACGTTAAGACATAAAGAGCGGAACTCGTACAGGTACGGTGCAGATGGCAATGCAGTGGGTGTGGCATCGTGTGTGTTTATCTGTAGGGGTAAGCATCCGGCCATGGTACGCACACCACCACAAAGTTGGCCAAACCAGTAGGTATCAAAATCGTCTTTTTTGGAGTGATAAATGGCGAATGGCATAAACGCGAGTACATGAGGAGGCAGTACCTCAGTCAGTTGTTGAAAGATTTTGTAGCTGTGTGCATCACGACGGCGCTCAACCTCATTGGTGTTTGCAAACGAAAGCCAGTTCGCGCCTGCCCACGGCGAAGCGAACGATTGCGAGGACAGGTCCACGggcaagtcgcgcgcaacgatCGTAACACGATACCCCTGCTTTCGTAGCTCAAGAGCACAAGTGAGGCCCAGGACTGTAATGAGTGGTGCGAGGCGTACGTACCGCCCGCGCCTACAACAAGCACGTCTTTTGTTTCCGCCATGGCAAACCGTTGGCATGTGCGTCGTTGCTCCGTGATTTGTGCCACGTGGTCTtggcaaaaaaaaaaaagtgaCGGCGACATGCATGCcgtgtcgtgcgcgcgtgtgcggccAGGAACGATGCGTTGCAATAGCGGGTGCAGCAAGGTTATTCTACATACACGAATACAAAAATATGCTTCAAGGAATATCAAGTGCTAGAGTACGCGAACTCGTTGAGTTCGCTGTACGGGTATATATCGTCGCATGGTGTGCTTTATTAGATATCCAATTCGACGCGCTGAATGTCACGCCGATCGTTATCCAGACCAATGCCAGCACCAAGCATAGCTTCCTCATGTGTGTACGGCTTCTCCGTGAGGATACGCTTGGCAGTGCGTTTATGCAGCTTACTCGCCACATGCGCGACACGGTCGTTGTTGTTGGGAAAATGCCGGTCACATTCTATACAGTAAAACATGCCGAGGCCTGCCTTGTCTGGATCGAGCTCTGTGGGTTGCTCGAGCGTCTGTCGCTTCGCGGGATTGATGGCATTGTCGTGGCGTTGGTCGTAATCAAGCGTGCGAGCACGCGTCCGTGTAGAGCGAGAAATATCTGCATGTCAGCACCAGACCGGGACAATCCACATACCGCGACGCCCGTGATGATtccgcttcttgcgctggatACGGCCCATGCTCGTTGGATGCGTGGCGTACAATGCTACTCCACATGGTCTCATCAAGCGTCACGTGTACGCTCGCTATAGTTCTGGCAATATTCACGTGACATTCTATTGAGCAAAGGAAGCGTTGTGGCCAGGGCCACTCTACCTCACACCTCAAGGACTTCGAGCATCAGAATGGTATGTTGTTGTCGCGTGTAGCATGTGCGGCACCGCTTGTGCGGTGCTCGCATAAATGCTGCACGGTAATTTTGAATGTTCGGCAAACTGACCGCGCAGACTCGTCTCTACAGCAAGGGCAAGATCATGGGCCACAGGCGGGGCAAGCACAGCCAGCATCCCAACGTGACGCTGA includes these proteins:
- a CDS encoding D-amino-acid oxidase (EggNog:ENOG503NXYK; COG:E); amino-acid sequence: MAETKDVLVVGAGVLGLTCALELRKQGYRVTIVARDLPVDLSSQSFASPWAGANWLSFANTNEVERRRDAHSYKIFQQLTEVLPPHVLAFMPFAIYHSKKDDFDTYWFGQLCGGVRTMAGCLPLQINTHDATPTALPSAPYLYEFRSLCLNVPLYLQWLVSKLEEDCSDFTAPPVRFVRAYLPSLASAASYFSDAKLIVNATGLGSQSLDDVRDPAVYPIRGQTVLVWIPQFRDSKYTKCYSSIGKHGAIYIIPRARSGEVVLGGTFDVRNTNSLLPNAAVTERILKDAVKVAPELLAQGVDPNSPDAWKSIKVLRENVGVRPAREGGARVELDQHSIQADGRTVSVIHAYGIGPAGYQASHGIASEVGQLANEWQRRSNAHL
- a CDS encoding uncharacterized protein (COG:A; EggNog:ENOG503P6P3); amino-acid sequence: MGRIQRKKRNHHGRRDISRSTRTRARTLDYDQRHDNAINPAKRQTLEQPTELDPDKAGLGMFYCIECDRHFPNNNDRVAHVASKLHKRTAKRILTEKPYTHEEAMLGAGIGLDNDRRDIQRVELDI